ACGTAGATGGGGTTATAGAATTAAAAAAGTTCCAAAAGATAAGGCTGAGATAATAGTAATGGAGAGAAACTTTCATGGAAGAACAATAACAGTAATAAGTTTTTCAACAAATGAAGAGTATAGAGATGGTTTTGGACCTTTTACCCCTGGATTTAAAGTTGTAAAATTTGGTGATTTAAAAGAATTAAAAAAGAAAATTACAAAAAATACAGTTGCAGTCTTATTTGAACCCATACAGGCAGAAGGTGGAGTTTATTTGCCCTATGATGGTTTTTTGAAAGATGTTAGGAAACTGTGCGATGAGGAAAATATACTCATGATTCTTGATGAAATTCAAACAGGTATGGGTAGAACTGGTAAGCCTTTTGCCTATATGTGGGAAGATATAAAACCTGACTTGATAACGATTGGAAAAGCAATAGGAGGTGGGATTATGCCGGTTTCAGCAGTTGCTGGAAAAAGAGAAATTCTATCTCTTATGGATCCTGGATCTCATGGAAGCACTTTTGGGGGAAATCCTCTTGCCTGTGTGATTGGAATTGAATCAATTCTTGAAATGGAAAGGGAAAAACTCCCGGAACAAGCAAGAGAAAAAGGAGAATATTTAATGAAAAAATTAAAGGAAATTGATTCCAGAAAAATAAAAGAAATAAGGGGAAAGGGTCTTCTTATAGGTTTAGAAATAAATAAGGAATATGGAACGGGTAAAAAATTAGCTGAAATACTTTTAAAGCATGGAATAATAACAAAGGAAACTCATCTAATGACAGTCAGAATAACACCTCCCCTTACTATAACCTATGAGGAAATTGATGAAGGTATTGAAAGATTAAAAAAGGGTTTGGAAGAACTCTAAAAAAATTAAAAGTTTTTAAAGGGGTTTTCGTCCTCCTCTTCTTCATTAAAGATTATACCCTTTCTCTGAGCATAAAGTTTTGATAACAATAAAAGAGAAAAAGGAATTAAAACTCCTGAAATTAAAAAGAAAATGTAAGGGTTTACACTATAACTTTCTGAAGGTGTAAATCTTATAATGTTAAAAATAATAAGAGAGACAGAAAACCAGATTGTTATGAAATTTATCATGGGATTGATTGATTCTGCCAAACCAAAACCGGGTATTCTTTTTTTTGTAAAAGGCCAGAAAAAATTAACTCCCATATAACCCAATTGATCGAGAAATCCATGAGACATAAATCCTATAAAAAAAATCAAGGAGTTTTGAATGTAAAAAGGGCTTTTAATAAGATATAAAAAGAGACCGAGTAAAAAAGAAAAAAGAGTAGCTGGTAAAAACCCGTGAGTCCATTCCCTGTGCCAAGGTATAAATACTATTTTTATTTTATCATCTTCTGGTATAAAAGCAATTGAGGGTCCAGAGAAGATATCCACGGTTATTTCTCTATATTTATATTCAAATGGAATTTCAAATTCTTTTGATTTTTCTCTTCTTTCTTCCTGCTCTAAGGGTACAGGTATCTGTGATGTATTTACCTTTGGACCATAATAGGCTGTTATTCTTTTATTTTCCTCATCAAGAATTATTCCGTATCTTCTCCATAAATCAGGACCTATTAAAAGGGTATGAAGTTTTATTCTTACTTCCCTTTTTTCTTCCCATGCAGTTTTTAATGCCTTTTCAAAAATGTTTATAATTTCTTCAGGATCCTTTCCTTCAGGATCTGGCTCAAATTCAAAATCCCATTTTTCTAAGAATCTATATATTTTAAAATCTAAAAAATCAGGTAAATATCCACCTATCCCTCCCCAGACAAGGTCAAGAGTGCCTTTATCAGCTGCTGATTTTAGAAGATCAGGGAAAAAGGTGGATAGGGCGAGTCCGAATGTAAAATGGGTTATTCCTTTCATAAAATTTAATTATAATGTTTAAAATAATAAAAAAATCAAAAGAAAACAAAGCAAGAGTTTCGGTTTTAAAAACTATTCATGGTGAAGTAAATTTGCCAAATTTCATGCCAGTTGCTTCTCAAGGAACAGTTAAAACACTTTCTCCAAGGGATTTAAAGGAAATGGGGGTTGAAATAATAGTTTCAAATACATACCATCTTCATTTAAGACCGGGGGAAGATTTAATTGAAAAATTTGGAGGTCTTCATAAGTTTATGGGTTTTTATGGTTCAATTTTGACTGATTCTGGCGGTTTTCAAGTTTTTTCTCTATCTGATTTAAGAAGGATAAATGAAGAGGGAGTTGAGTTTAAATCTCATATTGATGGTAAAAGGGTTTTGTTTACTCCTTACAAAGTAATTGATATACAGTTAAAACTTGGTTCGGATATTATTATGGTTCTTGATGAATGTCCTTCTTATCCTTCTGAAAAATCCTATGCTGAAAAATCTTTGAGTTTAACTCTTAAGTGGGCTGAAAAAAGTTTAGAATATTTTAAAAATAAAACAAAGGATTTATTAAATAGACCTTATATATTTGGAATTTCCCAGGGTTCAACATACATTGATTTAAGAAAAAAGGGGATTGAGAAACTTCTTGAATTTGATTTTGATGGTTATGCTATTGGAGGTCTTGCAGTTGGTGAGCCAAAAGAAGTAAGGGAAGAAGTAATTAAAGAAATAATAAATATGTTTCCTGAAGAAAAACCAAGATACATTATGGGGGTTGGCTATCCCGAAGATATTTTTTTCTGTGTTGAAAATGGTATAGATCTTTTTGATTGTGTTCTTCCAACGAGAAATGCAAGAACAGGTCTTGTATTTACTTCTGAAGGGAAAATAAGAATCAAAAATTCAATTTATTTAAATGATGATAGACCTTTGGATCCAGAGTGTGATTGTTTTGTTTGCAGAAATTTTTCAAGAGCCTATATAAGACATCTTTTTAATGCTGAAGAGTATCTCGGGCTTTACCTTGCTTCCTATCACTCTGTCTACTTTTACATAAATTTGATGAGAAAAATAAGAGAAAGCATAAAGGAGGATAGGTTTTATGAGTTTAAGGAAAAATTTTTTGAAAAATATAAATCGGATTGATTTATTTATTTTTTTATTTTAAAATTTTTTTTAAAATTGAATTATTTATTTTTTTTATTTTAAAATTTTTTATTAAAAAAGGAGGTAAATATGTACAAAAAAATAAAAAATGTGGTGTTAGTGGTAAGTATATTTTTCTTAAATTTTCCTGTCCATGCAAAGGAAGAGGCTAAACCGGAGCTCTATGTTTTAACACCAAATATAATGGATTATAAAATTCCTGCCCCAACCATTGATACAAACAGAATCTGGCAAGGAGCCACAGCAAATCTAACAAGAGAAGTTACCGTAGGAAAAAATTTCAAAGGCTCATCCGATG
The genomic region above belongs to candidate division WOR-3 bacterium and contains:
- the rocD gene encoding ornithine--oxo-acid transaminase, producing MIQKLLNTEIELFLDSLTKEELENMKENHLAPNYRPFPVWIKRGSGSRVYDIDGKEYLDFIGCYSALSHGHLNRRIIERAKKQMERLTLTGRHVIYPELVLFAKVLAEYSGMEMVLPMNTGAEAVETALKTARRWGYRIKKVPKDKAEIIVMERNFHGRTITVISFSTNEEYRDGFGPFTPGFKVVKFGDLKELKKKITKNTVAVLFEPIQAEGGVYLPYDGFLKDVRKLCDEENILMILDEIQTGMGRTGKPFAYMWEDIKPDLITIGKAIGGGIMPVSAVAGKREILSLMDPGSHGSTFGGNPLACVIGIESILEMEREKLPEQAREKGEYLMKKLKEIDSRKIKEIRGKGLLIGLEINKEYGTGKKLAEILLKHGIITKETHLMTVRITPPLTITYEEIDEGIERLKKGLEEL
- a CDS encoding metal-dependent hydrolase, whose protein sequence is MKGITHFTFGLALSTFFPDLLKSAADKGTLDLVWGGIGGYLPDFLDFKIYRFLEKWDFEFEPDPEGKDPEEIINIFEKALKTAWEEKREVRIKLHTLLIGPDLWRRYGIILDEENKRITAYYGPKVNTSQIPVPLEQEERREKSKEFEIPFEYKYREITVDIFSGPSIAFIPEDDKIKIVFIPWHREWTHGFLPATLFSFLLGLFLYLIKSPFYIQNSLIFFIGFMSHGFLDQLGYMGVNFFWPFTKKRIPGFGLAESINPMINFITIWFSVSLIIFNIIRFTPSESYSVNPYIFFLISGVLIPFSLLLLSKLYAQRKGIIFNEEEEDENPFKNF
- the tgt gene encoding tRNA guanosine(34) transglycosylase Tgt, whose amino-acid sequence is MFKIIKKSKENKARVSVLKTIHGEVNLPNFMPVASQGTVKTLSPRDLKEMGVEIIVSNTYHLHLRPGEDLIEKFGGLHKFMGFYGSILTDSGGFQVFSLSDLRRINEEGVEFKSHIDGKRVLFTPYKVIDIQLKLGSDIIMVLDECPSYPSEKSYAEKSLSLTLKWAEKSLEYFKNKTKDLLNRPYIFGISQGSTYIDLRKKGIEKLLEFDFDGYAIGGLAVGEPKEVREEVIKEIINMFPEEKPRYIMGVGYPEDIFFCVENGIDLFDCVLPTRNARTGLVFTSEGKIRIKNSIYLNDDRPLDPECDCFVCRNFSRAYIRHLFNAEEYLGLYLASYHSVYFYINLMRKIRESIKEDRFYEFKEKFFEKYKSD